A genomic segment from Fusarium fujikuroi IMI 58289 draft genome, chromosome FFUJ_chr04 encodes:
- a CDS encoding related to GPI-anchor transamidase GAA1 translates to MSRLLSSALSLRRDPRILKLPPYLSFICIAIGVIWLFLLPLNEYSRRTYISENALLPGQVHTYFGGSEQNIFRAYRHEVDDVVDKNNYEINDRLGKILTGVGLKVGRQNYTYHSAGHEYSGQNLYAILQAPRGDATEAIVLVAAWKNVEEQLNRNGVSLALTLVRYFKRWSLWSKDIILVVPPDSKTGTQAWVDAYHDAHNPDLVAPLPLKSGALQGALAIDYPQEQSFKSVHVIYDGPNGQLPNLDLINSIVNIAGGQMGIGTSIQKMTEHKGTYPDRLQTMLRGMLNQGLGYAAGAHSSFIPYHVDAVTLQPYGEGWHDEMAMGRLVEGSFRSLNNLLEHLHQSFFFYLLMQTDRFVSIGTYLPSAMLIAANFTIMAISLWVKSGQSPATQKPKEKTSTASLETTQAGRDLFVPLGVVAVCQGLAAVPLYIFNHLPAGLLSPAFAAFSAISAILPFAISRLLTLGTKPTMQHFQLTKSFSLLVLGMCLSTLATLNFSLAFLIGVLSSPLSFVQPVKSLGLRWSLAGLLNVVSPPTVLYAAAQIWDISIADLLKEASFGWNVWGMYTPVVVWCLWWPAWLVGMVNVFGEVTA, encoded by the exons ATGTCGCGACTACTTT CTTCAGCGCTGTCGCTACGTCGCGATCCTCGTATTCTAAAACTCCCCCCTTACTTGTCCTTCATCTGCATCGCGATCGGTGTAATCTGGCTCTTTCTTCTGCCATTAAACGAATACTCGCGTCGGACGTACATCTCAGAGAATGCCCTGTTGCCAGGTCAAGTGCATACATATTTTGGAGGAAGCGAACAAAACATCTTCCGCGCCTACCGACATGAGGTTGACGATGTAGTCGACAAGAACAACTATGA GATCAACGACAGGCTCGGCAAGATTCTCACGGGTGTTGGATTAAAGGTTGGGCGTCAAAATTACACCTACCACTCAGCTGGCCATGAGTACTCAGGACAGAACCTCTACGCAATCCTGCAAGCTCCCCGTGGTGATGCCACCGAGGCAATTGTATTGGTAGCTGCATGGAAGAACGTTGAGGAGCAGCTCAACCGCAACGGCGTATCTCTGGCATTGACTTTGGTCCGTTACTTTAAAC GCTGGTCACTCTGGTCTAAGGACATCATTCTTGTAGTTCCTCCCGATAGCAAGACAGGCACGCAGGCTTGGGTTGACGCATACCATGATGCTCATAACCCTGATCTTGTGGCTCCTTTACCTCTCAAGTCCGGTGCTCTTCAGGGTGCCCTTGCTATCGACTACCCCCAAGAACAGAGCTTCAAGTCTGTTCATGTGATTTATGATGGCCCTAATGGCCAGCTTCCTAATCTTGATCTTATCAACTCAATCGTCAACATTGCTGGTGGCCAGATGGGTATCGGTACTTCTATTCAGAAGATGACAGAGCACAAGGGTACCTACCCTGATCGTTTACAAACTATGTTGCGTGGCATGCTCAACCAAGGTCTCGGGTATGCAGCTGGTGCTCACAGCAGCTTCATCCCATATCACGTTGATGCCGTGACACTTCAGCCCTACGGCGAAGGAtggcatgatgagatggccaTGGGACGCCTGGTTGAGGGGTCATTCCGAAGTCTGAATAATTTGCTTGAGCATCTGCACCAgagtttcttcttttatcttctGATGCAGACCGATCGCTTCGTTAGTATCGGTACTTATCTTCCCAGTGCTATGTTGATTGCTGCCAACTTTACCATCATGGCTATCTCTCTCTGGGTCAAGAGCGGTCAATCACCAGCGACGCAGAAACCCAAGGAGAAGACATCTACCGCATCTCTTGAAACAACACAAGCTGGACGGGATCTGTTTGTTCCGCTCggtgttgttgctgtctGCCAGGGTCTCGCAGCTGTACCTCTGTACATATTCAACCACCTTCCCGCTGGC TTACTCTCGCCCGCCTTTGCTGCATTCTCCGCCATCTCGGCCATTCTACCCTTCGCGATCTCTCGTCTCCTAACACTTGGCACCAAGCCCACGATGCAGCACTTCCAACTCACAAagtctttctctcttctcgttcttggcATGTGTCTTTCTACTCTTGCAACTCTCAACTTCTCTCTTGCTTTTCTCATCGGCGTACTCTCAAGCCCACTCAGCTTTGTCCAGCCGGTCAAAAGCCTGGGGCTTCGCTGGTCTCTAGCAGGTCTCCTCAATGTCGTGTCACCACCTACAGTTTTGTACGCTGCGGCCCAAATCTGGGACATTAGTATTGCGGACTTGCTGAAGGAGGCTAGCTTCGGCTGGAACGTCTGGGGCATGTACACACCCGTTGTAGTATGGTGCCTTTGGTGGCCAGCCTGGCTTGTAGGCATGGTCAATGTCTTCGGAGAGGTTACTGCTTGA
- a CDS encoding proteinase-activated receptor 2-like protein, with translation MRPRLQNFNALRARSYLTRLPLFTRLIIVAIIALAIASLQSVWNLREWGALIPEEISITNAYRLSTFPLIHLNIIHAILNLAALTPLMERFENEHGTLTSLALFFGPLTSIPAVMYVLIERYVFHVNHGVLGASMWVFTLLAMESIQTYKTNPHFVVGTVHIPTWTTPLIMCMVVRALVPGTSLLGHLCGIAIGYVAGFGYAKLLAPPEWGLRWVENRLNLLKILPHYVSIDKTTYGRFGVLPTTNRPGPSGSAATELVGTTQRLGP, from the exons ATGCGACCCCGTCTCCAGAACTTCAACGCTTTACGAGCCCGATCATATCTGACAAGGCTGCCGCTATTCACACGACTTATCATTGTCGCTATTATTGCTCTCGCGATCGCATCGCTACAATCAGTATGGAACCTACGAGAATGGGGCGCCCTCATCCCTGAAGAGATTAGCATTACAAATG CATATCGGTTGTCGACGTTCCCGTTAATACATCTTAACATTATCCATGCCATCCTTAACCTCGCGGCGCTTACTCCTCTCATGGAGCGATTCGAGAACGAACATGGCACCTTAACATCCCTTGCTTTGTTCTTTGGAC CCTTGACATCGATACCGGCTGTCATGTACGTTCTGATCGAGCGATATGTATTCCACGTAAACCATGGCGTTCTGGGGGCGAG CATGTGGGTATTCACTCTACTGGCGATGGAGTCTATTCAAACGTACAAAACCAACCCTCATTTCGTTGTCGGTACTGTCCATATCCCAACGTGGACAACCCCCTTAATCATGTGTATGGTTGTGAGGGCATTGGTACCTGGTACTAGTCTTCTTGGCCACCTATGTGGAATTGCAATTGGATACGTCG CTGGCTTTGGATATGCCAAGCTGCTCGCCCCCCCTGAATGGGGTCTTCGATGGGTCGAGAATCGACTCAACTTGCTCAAGATTCTCCCTCACTATGTTAGCATCGACAAGACAACATATGGCCGATTTGGTGTTTTGCCCACAACCAACCGCCCTGGTCCCAGTGGCAGCGCAGCGACGGAGCTGGTTGGTACAACCCAGCGTCTCGGACCTTGA